One window of Anaerolineales bacterium genomic DNA carries:
- a CDS encoding PQQ-binding-like beta-propeller repeat protein, whose product MRLNQFFIWLSRRSAPIALLIVIVSVMIVIQILVEKINHPKILHTINPTETNATVIWSNDELSDQMIASGNMLLAVTADGDELIAYDLLTRKTVWKTNRPSTRPGARGLVVYENMIFLPNSVAVDAYNLTSGELVWTIFLGDGHVDVILQIDGEILRVYYGDYIYQIDPSTGAILSKTNKEKTLWTVENILFRKLGDYEVEAVDDRTGRVLWKQGDPFFVGEERAPQKAGDHTLVVSMPNNGICSLSLENGYQNWCSREIYISNVALDFQSMRAYVLREDISLVVIDLLSGAILREIDFSTNIENDDLTYGKVGYSGGVIIVYFADSGQTFGLLLKQ is encoded by the coding sequence ATGCGATTAAACCAATTTTTCATCTGGTTATCCAGGCGAAGCGCCCCTATAGCATTATTGATTGTTATTGTTTCTGTGATGATTGTGATTCAAATTTTGGTCGAGAAGATTAATCACCCCAAAATACTGCACACAATAAATCCAACCGAAACAAATGCAACAGTAATATGGTCAAATGACGAATTATCAGATCAAATGATCGCTAGTGGAAATATGCTGCTTGCTGTAACAGCAGATGGAGATGAACTTATTGCCTACGATCTGTTGACCAGAAAAACAGTATGGAAAACAAATCGCCCTTCTACCCGCCCAGGGGCAAGGGGGTTGGTTGTGTATGAAAATATGATATTTTTGCCTAATAGCGTGGCGGTAGACGCATACAACTTGACATCCGGTGAGCTAGTGTGGACGATTTTTTTAGGCGATGGACATGTGGATGTAATTCTTCAGATTGATGGTGAAATTCTAAGAGTTTATTATGGAGATTACATATATCAGATTGACCCTTCGACAGGAGCCATTTTATCCAAGACTAATAAAGAAAAAACATTGTGGACGGTGGAGAATATTTTATTCAGAAAACTGGGCGACTATGAAGTTGAAGCAGTCGATGATCGGACTGGGAGGGTATTATGGAAACAAGGCGATCCATTTTTTGTGGGTGAAGAAAGGGCGCCGCAAAAAGCAGGAGATCATACATTAGTTGTCAGTATGCCAAATAATGGAATATGCTCCCTAAGTTTAGAAAACGGGTATCAAAATTGGTGTAGCCGAGAAATTTATATTTCAAATGTTGCTCTTGACTTCCAGTCAATGCGAGCATATGTATTGAGAGAGGATATTTCTCTTGTAGTTATTGACTTGCTGTCCGGTGCTATCTTGCGCGAGATCGATTTTTCCACTAACATTGAGAACGATGATTTGACTTATGGCAAGGTAGGGTACAGTGGTGGCGTAATAATTGTTTATTTTGCTGATAGCGGGCAAACTTTTGGATTATTATTGAAACAATGA
- a CDS encoding RHS repeat-associated core domain-containing protein: MTQVLKDGTNSFLYGNGRISQTGSVTEYFLGDALGSVRQLTDASGEITLAKNYDPYGTVTLSSGNGTSPFAYTDEQQDASGLTYLRARYYSSCDGRFLSRDTWGGDYINPLSLNRWMYVEGNPVNLVDPTGRAPLSLGYIEGRSWGGGVGNGYIEGVEIVYDYATMSRARFTYTGVVGGFLLESWGGTIYTGGVEGFRYDTNKRSTFINSDYSGLSIGGYGDSCIACIPLIGGLQGGGGYFHNRDWSIKGAFLYVSLGFGHLPIDGTGFESNYTMRGSIDYYADKDGYVNRGRLISDILSGSRSPALGIFSSASMLFASARNGQIGLALLAAKRYEDFHVRNPFTCPKPQKPYGPPKPTDTPHPAPTMPPPFPPSPDPFEIPVPWITP; the protein is encoded by the coding sequence TTGACTCAAGTCCTGAAAGACGGCACGAATTCCTTCCTCTACGGCAATGGACGCATATCACAGACCGGCAGTGTCACTGAGTATTTCCTGGGCGATGCGTTGGGGAGCGTGCGCCAGTTGACCGACGCCAGCGGAGAAATTACCCTTGCAAAGAATTACGATCCCTATGGGACAGTGACTTTGAGCAGCGGTAATGGGACAAGTCCGTTTGCGTATACGGACGAACAGCAGGATGCTTCGGGGCTGACCTATCTCCGCGCAAGGTATTACTCAAGCTGTGATGGGAGATTCCTGTCACGCGATACGTGGGGCGGGGATTACATCAATCCGCTGTCGCTGAACCGGTGGATGTATGTGGAGGGGAATCCGGTCAATTTGGTGGATCCGACGGGTCGAGCCCCCTTGAGCTTAGGTTATATTGAAGGGCGTTCATGGGGCGGCGGAGTTGGCAATGGATATATTGAAGGAGTGGAAATTGTTTACGATTACGCAACCATGTCTAGGGCAAGATTTACGTATACAGGCGTAGTTGGGGGATTCTTGTTAGAATCTTGGGGGGGAACGATTTATACTGGAGGTGTTGAAGGTTTCCGTTATGATACGAATAAAAGAAGTACATTCATAAATAGTGATTACTCGGGACTATCAATAGGCGGCTATGGTGATTCGTGCATTGCTTGTATACCTTTAATAGGAGGGTTGCAAGGTGGAGGCGGGTATTTCCATAACCGTGATTGGAGCATAAAAGGAGCATTTTTATATGTGTCGCTGGGATTTGGTCACTTGCCAATAGATGGGACGGGATTTGAGAGTAATTACACAATGCGTGGGTCTATTGATTATTATGCAGATAAAGATGGATATGTGAATCGCGGGAGGTTGATCTCTGATATTCTCTCAGGGAGCCGTTCTCCCGCTCTAGGTATCTTTTCCAGCGCATCAATGCTATTTGCGAGCGCAAGGAATGGTCAAATAGGACTGGCATTGCTTGCCGCTAAGCGTTATGAGGATTTTCATGTCCGAAATCCCTTCACTTGCCCAAAGCCACAGAAACCTTATGGGCCGCCAAAACCTACAGATACACCCCATCCCGCGCCGACCATGCCGCCACCATTCCCACCCTCGCCCGATCCGTTTGAAATTCCCGTACCTTGGATTACGCCATAA
- a CDS encoding RHS repeat-associated core domain-containing protein gives MNGVNYTFDDNGNLLRDGVNTYVYDSANRLISVNGTETYTYNGLGDRLTQNGTQYVLDLNAGLTQVLSDRTNSYLYGNGRISQTGSVTEYFLGDALGSVRQLTDPNGEITLAKSYNPYGNVTLSSGDGTSPFAYTGEQQDASGLTYLRARYYSSGDGRFLSRDTWGGDYINPLSLNRWMYVEGNPVNRIDPTGHIAEGHDARTADVIRGKLRVLYGVEIEKDWGYVKQYAPSGVALPTCVWKEGNWGSADEFYNVLMV, from the coding sequence GTGAATGGAGTCAATTACACATTCGACGACAACGGGAATCTGCTCAGGGACGGCGTGAACACCTACGTCTATGATTCCGCCAATCGGCTGATCTCGGTCAACGGCACGGAAACCTACACCTACAACGGGCTTGGCGACCGTCTCACACAAAATGGGACTCAATACGTCCTCGATCTCAACGCTGGCTTGACCCAAGTCCTCAGCGACAGAACAAATTCATATCTTTACGGCAATGGACGCATATCACAGACCGGCAGTGTCACCGAGTATTTCCTGGGCGATGCTTTGGGGAGCGTGCGTCAACTGACCGACCCCAACGGAGAAATTACGCTTGCGAAGAGTTATAATCCTTATGGAAATGTGACTTTGAGCAGCGGGGACGGGACAAGTCCCTTTGCGTATACAGGCGAACAGCAGGATGCTTCAGGGCTGACCTATCTCCGCGCAAGGTACTACTCAAGCGGCGATGGGAGATTCCTGTCACGCGATACGTGGGGCGGGGATTACATCAATCCGCTGTCGCTGAACCGGTGGATGTATGTGGAGGGGAATCCGGTGAACCGTATTGATCCCACAGGTCATATTGCGGAGGGACATGATGCGCGGACTGCTGATGTTATCAGGGGTAAATTACGAGTACTATATGGGGTAGAAATCGAAAAAGACTGGGGCTATGTCAAGCAGTATGCGCCAAGTGGGGTAGCCCTGCCAACATGTGTGTGGAAAGAAGGGAATTGGGGAAGCGCTGATGAGTTTTATAACGTTTTAATGGTGTAA
- a CDS encoding RHS repeat-associated core domain-containing protein: MRQLTDASGEITLAKSYDPYGTVTLSSGSGTSPFAYTGEQQDASGLTYLRARYYSSGDGRFLSRDTWGGDYNRPLSLNRWGYVEGNPVNFVDPTGHISEGMQARKADLIVEKLKSYNVYVVKDWGYKLIPIPNPKSSRYQPTTYRCEWQEGNWRNVRELEWTLDGVGAMAKKLGGIGRFWVALRGRPIKFVRMAEDKHPRGAAAWTILDVKIYNDTYYHGKMVAGAIITHELAHVWDTRQFPVFKLSKEMNSRTKSFDIYCNNDFDSSCFKFNNRGELPPTPYGQTGPREDFADSFAICVYPNFKGVPSLKNYPTRKGYIEGLLNGNKCSQ; the protein is encoded by the coding sequence GTGCGTCAACTGACCGATGCCAGCGGAGAAATTACGCTTGCCAAGAGTTACGATCCTTATGGCACAGTGACTTTGAGCAGCGGCAGCGGGACAAGTCCATTTGCATATACGGGCGAACAGCAGGACGCTTCGGGGCTGACCTATCTCCGCGCAAGGTATTACTCAAGCGGCGATGGGAGGTTCCTGTCACGGGATACGTGGGGCGGGGATTACAACCGTCCCTTGTCCCTGAACCGGTGGGGGTATGTGGAGGGGAATCCGGTCAATTTTGTGGACCCAACTGGGCATATTTCCGAAGGAATGCAAGCTAGAAAAGCCGATTTGATTGTGGAGAAGCTAAAGTCATATAACGTTTATGTTGTGAAAGATTGGGGTTATAAACTAATTCCTATTCCCAACCCCAAATCTTCCAGATATCAGCCAACCACCTACCGATGCGAATGGCAGGAAGGAAATTGGCGAAATGTGCGTGAGCTTGAATGGACACTTGACGGTGTTGGAGCAATGGCTAAGAAATTGGGAGGAATAGGAAGATTCTGGGTAGCATTAAGGGGAAGACCCATCAAGTTTGTACGCATGGCGGAAGATAAACATCCCCGTGGCGCTGCCGCATGGACAATTTTAGATGTGAAAATTTATAACGACACCTATTATCATGGGAAAATGGTAGCGGGAGCAATAATTACGCATGAACTTGCTCATGTTTGGGATACGCGACAATTTCCTGTTTTCAAGTTGAGCAAGGAGATGAATTCTCGCACGAAGTCATTTGACATCTATTGTAATAACGACTTCGATTCCTCATGTTTTAAATTCAACAATCGCGGAGAATTGCCACCCACCCCGTATGGGCAAACTGGCCCAAGAGAGGATTTTGCTGACAGTTTTGCGATCTGTGTATATCCAAACTTTAAGGGCGTTCCATCTCTGAAAAATTATCCGACTCGCAAGGGTTATATTGAAGGATTGCTCAATGGTAATAAGTGTTCTCAATAA
- a CDS encoding DUF4115 domain-containing protein — MPETIGQRLKREREARYISLEKAAEETRIRRAFLQALEADDFSVMPSAAQGRGFLRNYAEYLGVDIDELIAEFQRNPIPPAEVSGPLPQINLSETELPPLVDSKEDEPAPRFRMLRPVSALVRLLRRKPRAESAPETVQEPAEESQGQPPAETTTDGEKQVEVRDEAKQDLWKRISSGFGVKLDKEESAPAVVVQAAGTEQQAPEPGLPDKPADAIMAEIGTKLRERREMISLTVAEVERHIRLRVNYVKALEEGAFEKLPSTVQTRGMLSNYANFLGLDVDEVLLRYADALQVKRREKYAETPRDKIETQVKPTIPFLRTFIAGDLIFGMLMVVTLAALAIWGVGRIVSVREEQAEPTAPSIIEVLIETAEPTGLDDAAVSTEEGSLDGTPGPAVEGFTTPEVQASPSDANVAVSVFALGRVYVKILVDGTVAFEGRMAPRETRDFAAENQIVILTGDGSSLRITYNGTDLGLMGGPGEVISRVYSVSGVSTPTATIPPTATNTPLTTPTVSPTVTRTPTATGTATGP, encoded by the coding sequence ATGCCTGAAACCATCGGTCAACGCTTGAAGCGCGAGCGGGAGGCGCGATATATCTCCCTCGAAAAGGCGGCGGAGGAAACGCGCATCCGCCGCGCCTTTTTGCAGGCGCTCGAGGCGGACGATTTTTCCGTCATGCCGTCCGCCGCGCAGGGGCGCGGTTTTTTGCGCAACTATGCCGAATATCTCGGCGTCGATATCGATGAATTGATCGCCGAGTTTCAGCGCAACCCCATTCCGCCCGCCGAAGTGAGCGGACCTCTCCCGCAGATCAACCTTTCCGAGACGGAACTGCCGCCGTTGGTGGATTCGAAAGAGGATGAACCTGCGCCTCGTTTCCGGATGCTTCGCCCCGTCTCGGCACTCGTCCGCTTGTTGAGACGCAAACCCAGAGCGGAATCTGCGCCGGAGACGGTTCAAGAACCAGCCGAAGAATCCCAGGGTCAGCCGCCAGCGGAGACCACAACCGATGGAGAGAAACAAGTTGAAGTCCGGGATGAAGCGAAGCAAGACCTTTGGAAACGAATCTCTTCCGGGTTCGGGGTCAAACTCGATAAGGAAGAATCTGCCCCGGCGGTTGTGGTTCAAGCGGCGGGAACCGAACAACAAGCGCCTGAACCCGGGCTGCCGGATAAACCCGCCGATGCGATCATGGCGGAAATTGGGACCAAACTGCGCGAACGGCGCGAGATGATCAGCCTGACGGTTGCAGAGGTGGAACGGCATATCCGCCTGCGCGTGAATTATGTGAAGGCTTTGGAGGAGGGCGCGTTCGAGAAATTGCCGTCGACCGTGCAAACCCGCGGGATGCTTTCGAATTACGCGAATTTTCTGGGCTTGGACGTGGATGAGGTGTTGCTGCGTTACGCGGATGCGCTTCAGGTGAAACGCCGGGAAAAATATGCGGAGACTCCGCGGGATAAAATAGAAACACAGGTCAAACCCACGATTCCGTTCTTGAGGACGTTCATTGCGGGAGACCTGATCTTTGGAATGTTGATGGTGGTGACGCTGGCCGCGCTGGCGATCTGGGGAGTGGGACGGATTGTCAGTGTGAGGGAAGAACAAGCCGAACCCACTGCGCCGTCCATTATCGAGGTGTTGATCGAAACAGCGGAACCGACGGGTCTGGATGATGCGGCGGTTTCCACGGAGGAGGGCAGCCTCGATGGAACGCCAGGACCGGCCGTGGAAGGGTTTACCACCCCTGAAGTCCAGGCATCGCCCTCCGATGCGAACGTTGCGGTAAGCGTATTTGCGCTGGGGCGCGTATATGTAAAAATTCTGGTGGATGGAACGGTCGCTTTCGAAGGACGCATGGCGCCGCGCGAGACCCGGGATTTTGCGGCGGAGAACCAGATCGTGATCCTTACCGGGGACGGTTCTTCCCTGAGAATTACGTATAATGGGACGGATCTTGGCTTGATGGGCGGACCTGGTGAAGTGATCAGCCGGGTGTATTCCGTGTCCGGCGTTTCGACGCCGACCGCCACCATTCCTCCGACGGCGACAAATACGCCGCTGACGACTCCGACGGTTTCTCCCACTGTGACGCGCACGCCTACGGCGACTGGAACAGCGACAGGCCCTTAA